One window of Caloenas nicobarica isolate bCalNic1 chromosome 7, bCalNic1.hap1, whole genome shotgun sequence genomic DNA carries:
- the CCDC172 gene encoding coiled-coil domain-containing protein 172 — translation MNLDALFQQIQLTEKQAGEKRRLIQQAKSNINRSYEKIKQTKEELHIAKMKLETKVQHLSEKRFYAEILKKREDSLEKQKAELINQKTSLLKIFTDAKRKMTEEEDNFTKEVTEFNNEYGLTSNRDLLIKKKVKIEINDLENEATLLKNEMESMEHKNVQLNALQLEKNELKQYLFTVQSELKDLEKVIREAERMTKDLEAEKVQVTEKPQTDPECLRLKKELENCKDDDWESICETLRTEIEILQMNLLQKRSSNK, via the exons atgaaccTGGATGCTTTGTTCCAGCAAATACAGCTCACAGAGAAGCAGGCGGGAGAGAAAAGGCGCCTCATCCAACAAG CTAAATCCAACATAAATAGAAGttatgaaaaaattaaacaaacaaaagaagagcTGCACattgcaaaaatgaaattagaaaCTAAG gTTCAGCATCTGTCTGAAAAACGGTTCTATGCAGAAATTCTGAAGAAACGTGAAGACAgcttagaaaaacagaaagctgaACTTATCAATCAAAAAACGAGCCTTCTTAAAATCTTT acagatgcaaagagaaaaatgactgAAGAGGAAGATAATTTTACTAAAGAAGTAACAGAGTTTAACAATGAGTATGGTCTAACAAGTAATAGAGatcttctgattaaaaaaaaagtcaagattGAAATAAATGACTTAGAGAATGAGGCCACTCTGTTGAAAAATG aaatggAGTCAATGGAACATAAAAATGTTCAGTTAAATGCACTCCAGCTGGAGAAGAACGAATTAAAGCAGTATTTATTTACCGTCCAAAGCGAACTCAAAG acCTAGAGAAAGTAATCAGGGAGGCTGAAAGAATGACAAAAGatttagaagcagaaaaagtCCAAGTTACTGAAAAACCTCAGACTGATCCTGAATGTTTAAG GCTTAAGAAAGAATTGGAAAATTGCAAAGATGATGATTGGGAAAGTATCTGTGAGACTCTTCGAACAGAAATTGAAATTCTGCAGATG aatCTATTACAAAAAAGGTCTTCGAACAAGTGA